DNA sequence from the Coffea eugenioides isolate CCC68of chromosome 9, Ceug_1.0, whole genome shotgun sequence genome:
TGCACTCCATATTTTCTCATGAGAGCTGCAATGGTGCGATTGCAGAAATGGGTACCTTGATCACTGATGATGGCTCTCGGCACCCCGAACCTACTAAAAATGTGGGATTTGAGAAATCCTACAACAACTTGAGAATCATTAGTCCGGGTAGcctttgcttctacccatttcgaTACATAGTCAACTGCTAACAGAATatacaaaaatccaaaagagttAGGAAAAGGTCCCATAAAGTCCATACCCCAAACATCAAATACTTCACAAAATAACATAGGCACTTGAGGCATTTCATCCCTATGAGACAAACTTCcaaatttttgacatttttcacAGCTTTTACAAAATGCATAAGCATCACGAAACAATGTTTCCCAATAAAAGCCACaatcaaggatttttctagcAGTTCTCTTAGGTCAAAATGGCCACCACATGCAAAATTATGACAATGAGCAAGGATAGAAGGAATTTCACTTTCAGGTACACATCTACGAATAATTTGATCAGAGCCTATTTTCCACAGATATGGCTCGTCCCAAAAGTAGTATCGAGCATCATGGACTATCTTATCTCTCTTACTCTTACTCATGCCAATAGAAAATTTATGACTGACCAAAAAGTTCacaatatctgcataccaagGTTCCTTACCTTTGAGATAGAAAAGATGTTCATCAGGAAATACCTCAGATATGGGAACTGCTTCCTCTTCTCTTATCAATCTACTCAAATGGTCAGCTACTGAATTATCCACCCCTCTCCGATCCTTGATCTCCCAGTCAAATTCTTGCAGTAAGAGCACCCAACGAATGAGTCTTGGCTTGGACTCCTTTTTTGACAGGAGATACTTcaaagctgcatgatcagagtAAACCGTTACTTTTGACCCCAATAGATATGatctaaatttctcaaaagtgaaaacaataGCTAGAAGCTCCTTCTCCGTGGTGGTGTAGTTGCATAGAGCTGGTGTCAATGTTTTTGACGCATAGTATATCACGTGACTACACTTCCCACTCCGCTGTCCAAGCACAGCTCCTACGGCATACTGACTGGCGTCACACATAAGCTCAAAGGATAGCTTCCAATTTGGGGATTGGATGATGGGTGCCGTGGTCAACATACCCTTGAGTGTGTCAAAGGACAATTTGCAATCATCTCCAACGTTGAATGGCACCTCCTTTTGAAGCAGGCGAGACAACAGttgagcaatttttgaaaatttttttatgaaacgcctgtaaaaacctgcatggcctAGAAAACTACGAATATCCTTGACATTAATAGGGTAAAGTAGGCTAGTGATCAAATCAATTTTAGCCTTATCTACCTCAATACCCCTTGATGAAACAACATGGCCCAAAACTATGCCTTCCTTAACcatgaaatgacatttttcatAATTAAGAACCAAGTTTGTTTCAATGCATCTTTTCAAAACTTTTGTTAAATGGTCTAGGCACTGATCAAAAGAATCACCATATACtgtaaaatcatccatgaaaatttcaatgcaattatcaatcatatcAGAGAAAATACTCATCATGCATCTTTGAAATGTTCCAGGAGCATTACACAAACCAAAAGGCATACGGCGATATGCAAAAGTTCCAAAAGGGCAGGTAAAAGTGGTTTTATGTTGGTCCTCTTGAGCAACAATAATTTGATAATATCCAGAGTAACCatctaaaaagcaaaagaaacactTACCTGCCAACCTCTCAAGCATTTCATCAATAAATGGGAGTGGAAAGTGGTCTTTCCTAGTTGCGCATTTAACTTCCTAAAGTCAATGCACATTCTCCACCCATTTTGCAATCTCATTGGCACTaactcattcttttcatttttcaccaatGTGATTCCAGTCTTCTTGGGAACAACATGGACTGGACTTACCCACTGGCTGTCAGAGATAGGAAAAATAATTCCTAATTCTAAGAGCTTGAGAATCTCTTTCATCACCACCTCCTTCATTGCGGGATTGAGCTTGCGTTGATGCTCTCTCACGGGTTTTGCGTCCGACTCCAAAAGGATGTGATGCATGCAAATGGATGGATTGATGCCTTTGATGTCTGCTAACGTCCATCCAATTGCTGGTTTAAATTCCCGTAAGACCCGTAAGAGCCTCTCTTCTTGCAACGCAGTTAAATCATTGGCAATGATTACAGGCAAAGTCTTGTTATCTCCCAAGTAAGCATATTTCAAATGCTCGGGCAGTTCCTTCAATTCCACATTAGGTGCCTGTTGAACAGAAGGTAGAATTCTTTCATTAGAAGTGGGTAATggtagaaaagaattttcaaacCTGCCTGGAAGCGGATGTAGTGAATGTAAGGACATGATAGCTTCTTTGACTTCCTCCTCCTCCATGTCGTCCACTTCCAAATTGGTCTTGCCTTGTTGTAAGACAAAGTCCAACTTGTCCCCCATGAAATTCTGTTCAAAATTCTCTTGCACAATGGTGTTAGTCATGCCAACAAAATTTACAGACTCAGTATTCTCAGGATGCTTCATTGCATCAAAAATATTGAAAGTGACCTtctctccatcaaattccacagATAAAGTTCCTTCATGTACATCTATTTTAGTCCTTGCTGTACTCATGAAGGGTCTACCCAAAAGAATCACTGCTGAATTAGTAGAGTATTCATCATTCATATCAACAATGTAAAAATCCACAGGAAAAATGAATTCATTGACCTTTACTAGAACATCTTCAACTAGGCCCTCAGGGTAGACATTAGACCTATCTGCTAGTTGAATGATTACCCTAGTTTCTTTGAGGGGTCctaaattcaaaactttaaaaattgaaagaggcATGACATTTATTGAAGCACCTAAGTCAAGCatgtttttttcaattctttgattGCCAATTATGCATGgtatagtaaacatacctggatccttGCATTTCTGGGGCAACTTCCTTTGAAACATCGCTGAGACATTCTCCCCCACCTTCACCTTGTCATCCAGACTAACTTATTGCGATTAGTGCATAAgcccttcaaaaatttagcatatttAGGCAATTGCCTAATAGCATCCAGCAGAGGAATATTGATCTCCACTTTCCTGAAGGTGTCCAAAATCTCTTTTTCAGATTCTTCTTTTTTAGCTTTTGTAaacctgctaggaaaaggaGGAGGAATGTCAACTTTCTTTGAGATTTCAGAGGATTgtttctcttcttcctcttccacCTTCCTGGGCACTTCTTCTtctctggcgtgggcacgcctaggAGACTGTACCTCCTTGCCACTCCGTAATTGCATTGCACTGGCATTCTCCTTGGGATTAGGAATTACTTGAGATGGTAATTTCCCTCTATTGCTATTTTCCAGGTTGCTCATGGAAGTTGCCAATTGGGACATTTGTGCTTCCAAATTCCTAATGCTAGCACGAGTCTCTTGTTGAAATCTGTGAGATTCCTGTTGAGATCTTTGAGCCTCTTGCTGTAATTGACTCGTGCTTTGGGCCAGTGACTTCACCATATCTTCAAGAGACATGTTTGAATTGGAAGTGGATGGTTGTTGCACTGGTGGCCGTGGTTGGAAATGTTGTTGAAAACCAAGGGGTTTTGAAGCATAGCTAAAATTAGGATGATTTCGCCACCCTGGGTTGTAATTGGGTGCAAAAGGATCATTCCTTCGTGGAGGTGGTCCAGAAAAATCTCCCACTATGTTGGCTTGTTCAGGTGAATCCTCCTGGAGAGTTGGGCACATGTCAGTCATGTGTCCGGGAGCAGCACAGATACCACAAGTCTTCACAGATTGTAATTGCCCCCTTGCCATTTGACGCACCAGAGAGGTAAGCTCAGATAGTTTACCCTCTAAGGCAGAGTGATTCACTTCATTGACCCTTCTTATTGCTCCATCAGCTCTCACTCCAAATTGTTGGGAATTTTCAGCCATGGTGGAGATCAATAACGTGGCTTCGTCTGTGGTCTTGTTCACTAGAGCGCCGCCACTGGCTGCATCTAACATGCTCCTATCCATGGGTGATAATCCCTCGTAGAAATATTGTATTAAGAGCTGGTCCGGGATTTGATGATGTGGGCAACTGGCACACAGTTGTTTAAAGCGCTCCCAGTACTCATATAGAGTTTCCACATTCGCCTGCCTAACTCcacatatttttttccttatatTGGCGGCTCTAGAGGCAGGAAAAAATTTCTCGAGGAATCTTCTCTTCAATTCTTCCCACGTAGTGATGGATCCTGATGGCAGGTAAAATAACCAATCTTTAGCCTTATCTGCCAAAGAGAAAGGGAAGGCTCTTAACTTGATGTGGTCCTCAGTGACTCCTTGAAGTCTCATTGTGGAGCACACCACATGAAATTCTTTCAAGTGTTTATGTGGGTCTTCACTACCACGAAAAGTAGGAAGTAAGTGAATAAAACCAGACTTAAACTCAAATGCCTCTTCCGTGTTAGCAAATGTAATGCATAATGGCTGTTAGTTCACGTTAGGAGTTGCCAACTCCCTCAAAGTTTTTGGGGCTGCCATTGCTACTCGGGGAATATGCACTTTGTTTTCTTCAGATTCACTTGATGAATCACTGGAAATAAACTCTTGCTCAGATTCTGAAGGTGACGTTGAATCTTGTTGTTTACGCAACTTTGCCTCCTTAGTCAACGTTCTTGCAGTCTTCTCGATCTCTGGATCAAATTCTAATTCtcctgtacgagaagatcgaggcataaaataaaaaagaaaataaaaaaaaataaataaataagtaaaaataaaaactaaaacctgtgcaataagtcacttaaaacaccagttccccggcaacggcgccaaaatttggtgggtgtcaaaccaccaaaaataAANNNNNNNNNNNNNNNNNNNNNNNNNNNNNNNNNNNNNNNNNNNNNNNNNNNNNNNNNNNNNNNNNNNNNNNNNNNNNNNNNNNNNNNNNNNNNNNNNNNNNNNNNNNNNNNNNNNNNNNNNNNNNNNNNNNNNNNNNNNNNNNNNNNNNNNNNNNNNNNNNNNNNNNNNNNNNNNNNNNNNNNNNNNNNNNNNNNNNNNNNNNNNNNNNNNNNNNNNNNNNNNNNNNNNNNNNNNNNNNNNNNNNNNNNNNNNNNNNNNNNNNNNNNNNNNNNNNNNNNNNNNNNNNNNNNNNNNNNNNNNNNNNNNNNNNNNNNNNNNNNNNNNNNNNNNNNNNNNNNNNNNNNNNNNNNNNNNNNNNNNNNNNNNNNNNNNNNNNNNNNNNNNNNNNNNNNNNNNNNNNNNNNNNNNNNNNNNNNNNNNNNNNNNNNNNNNNNNNNNNNNNNNNNNNNNNNNNNNNNNNNNNNNNNNNNNNNNNNNNNNNNNNNNNNNNNNNNNNNNNNNNNNNNNNNNNNNNNNNNNNNNNNNNNNNNNNNNNNNNNNNNNNNNNNNNNNNNNNNN
Encoded proteins:
- the LOC113782434 gene encoding uncharacterized protein LOC113782434 encodes the protein MRLQGVTEDHIKLRAFPFSLADKAKDWLFYLPSGSITTWEELKRRFLEKFFPASRAANIRKKICGVRQANVETLYEYWERFKQLCASCPHHQIPDQLLIQYFYEGLSPMDRSMLDAASGGALVNKTTDEATLLISTMAENSQQFGVRADGAIRRVNEVNHSALEGKLSELTSLVRQMARGQLQSVKTCGICAAPGHMTDMCPTLQEDSPEQANIVGDFSGPPPRRNDPFAPNYNPGWRNHPNFSYASKPLGFQQHFQPRPPVQQPSTSNSNMSLEDMVKSLAQSTSQLQQEAQRSQQESHRFQQETRASIRNLEAQMSQLATSMSNLENSNRGKLPSQVIPNPKENASAMQLRSGKEVQSPRRAHAREEEVPRKVEEEEEKQSSEISKKVDIPPPFPSRFTKAKKEESEKEILDTFRKVEINIPLLDAIRQLPKYAKFLKGLCTNRNKLVWMTR